The genomic segment CAGCGTATTGAATCTGTTCGCATACACCGGAGGCGCCACCCTTGCCTGCGCCCAGGCTGGTGCTTCCGTGTGCCATGTGGATGCCTCCAAGGGCATGGTTCAGTGGGCGCGGGACAATGCGGCGGCATCCGGTCTGACGGAAAAACCCATCCGGTGGATCGTGGATGACTGTGAAAAATTCGTGCAGCGGGAGATCCGCCGGGGAAGAAAGTACGATGCCATTGTGATGGATCCCCCCAGCTATGGGCGTGGCCCCGGGGGAGAGGTCTGGAAGCTGGAAAACTGCGTGTATGATCTGGTGCAGCTTTGCGCCGGGGCGCTTTCGGAGGATCCGCTGTTTTTCCTCATCAACAGCTATACCACCGGGCTCTCCTCTTCGGTGATGGGGTATATCCTGGGAACGGTGCTGCAAAAAAAGCTTGGCGGCAGCGTACAATTTGATGAAATCGGGCTGCCGGTGGAGCAAAGCGGTTTATACCTGCCCTGCGGTGCAACGGCAATCTGGCAGGCTGAATAAGGGCAGTGTCCCGGAAATATGGTATGGGATACGGCGGTATGTGGGGCAACAGCGGGACAAGTGTCCGCGCATTGCCCTGCTTCCTGTTTTGGGCATGCATCGTGTCCTGCCGAACCCATGCTACGAAAGGAGCCGGATCATGGCTGAAAACTGCATCATTGAAGTGCAGGATCTGCACTTTGCATACGAAAACGAATTGGAGCCGGAGAAGCCTGCTCATGAAGTGCTAAAGGGCGTGAATTTACAGATCCGCCGGGGAGAATTCGTGGCAGTGCTGGGACATAACGGTTCCGGTAAATCCACCCTTGCAAAGCACCTGAATGCCATTTTGCAGCCTACCTCCGGCAAGGTGCTGGTGGAGGGCATGGACACCTCCGATCCGGAGCTGCTGTTTGACATCCGGCAGCATGTGGGCATGGTGTTTCAGAATCCGGACAACCAGATTGTGGCTACCATTGTGGAGGAGGATGTGGCATTTGCACCGGAAAACCTGGGGGTGCCCCGGGAGGAAATGCGCAAGCGGGTGGATGATGCTCTGAAAGCGGTGCATATGTACGAGTACCGGCATCATGCCCCCCACCAGCTGTCCGGAGGACAGAAGCAGCGGGTCGCCATTGCCGGTATCATTGCCATGCGGCCGGACTGTATCGTGCTGGACGAGCCCACCGCTATGCTGGATCCCCACGGCAGGCGGCAGGTCATGCGCACCATCCGGAGTCTGAACCGGGAATACGGCATCACCATTGTGCTGATTACCCACTATATGGAGGAAGCGGCGGAATGTGACCGGGTGGTGGTGATGGACAGCGGCAGGGTGCTGCTGGACGATACCCCCCGGCAGGTGTTTTCCCATGTGGCGCAGCTGAAGGATGTGGGGCTGGATGTGCCCCAGGTGACGGAGCTTGTGTATCTGCTGAACCAGGCTGGCTGTCAGCTGGATCCCCACATCATCCACGAGGAGGAATGCGTGGAGGCACTGGCACAGCTGCTGGGAGCACCGGATGCGCCCGGTGTGTGAATATCCATGGAGGAGAGAGACGATTGGCAATTCTGAAAACTGAGGGACTGACCTATCAGTACAGTGTAGGCACTCCTTTTGAAAAAACCGCTGTGGATCATGTGGATCTGGAAATCCAGGACGGGGAGTTTGTTGGTCTGATCGGCCATACCGGCTCCGGGAAATCCACCCTGATTCAGCAGTTCAACGGCTTGCTGAAGCCCACCTCCGGCAGGATCCTCCTGGACGGGCAGGATATCTGGGCGCTGAAAAAGGCGGATATGCGGCAGGTGCGGTTCCAGGTAGGACTGGTGTTTCAGTATCCGGAATACCAGCTGTTTGAAGAAACCGTGTATAAGGACATTGCATTCGGCCCCCGGAATATGGGACTGGATGAACAGGAGATCGACCGGCGGGTGCGGCAGACTGCCCAGGCAGTAGGTCTGGCACCGGAGCTGCTGGAGCAGCCTCCCTTTGCCCTGTCCGGAGGACAAAAGCGCCGGGTTGCCATTGCCGGCGTCATGGCAATGGAACCACGGGTGTTGATCCTGGACGAGCCTACCGCCGGGCTGGATCCCCGGGGCAGGGACCGGATTCTGGATCAACTGAAGGCGTACCACCGGAGCCATGGGGGTACCATTATCCTGGTGTCCCACAGTATGGAGGATGTGGCACGGTTCGCCTCCAAGATCCTGGTGATGAACCAGGGCAAGGTGTTCTGCTACGACACCCCGGAGCATGTGTTCCGCCGTTCTGAGGAGATCCGGAGACTGGGCTTGTCCGTGCCACAGATCACCCGGGTGTTCAACGCACTGGAAAGCCGGGGCTATCGGTTTGACAGCCAGGTGTATACGGTGGCGTATGCAAAGGATATGCTGTTGCGGCATCTGAAGGAAAAAGGCGGTGATGGAACATGCTGAAGGACATTACCCTGGGGCAGTACTTTCCCGGAGAAAGTGTGATCCACCGGCTGGATGCCCGGTTCAAGATCATCCTTACCACCCTGTTCATCGTCATGCTGTTTGTGACCCAGAAGGCGCTGGGACTGGCAGTGGGAGGCGTGTTCTGCCTGTTTGCCATCGCCCTGTCCCGGATCCCGGCAAAGATGTTTGTCAAAAGCATCAAGCCCATCGTTCCCATTCTGATCTTCACATCCCTGCTGAACCTGCTGTTCATCGACAAGGGAACGGTGCTGTTTGCCTGGAAGTTTATCCACATTACCCAGGGGGGCATCCAGACCTCCGTGTTTATGGTGATCCGCATCATGTTCCTGATCGCCGGCACTTCTCTGCTGACCTATACCACGTCCCCCATCCAGTTGACTGACGCCATCGAGCGACTGCTTTCTCCCTTGAAAAAGCTGCATGTGCCGGTGCATGAGCTGGCGATGATGATGACCATCGCCCTC from the Ruminococcus champanellensis 18P13 = JCM 17042 genome contains:
- a CDS encoding class I SAM-dependent methyltransferase, giving the protein MRIADNWKEYRILDTSDGEKLELWNGVSLIRPDPQIIWKTPHAVPQWDTADGHYHRSNAGGGSWSFRRKLPDSWMLHYKALTFQIRPTGFKHTGLFPEQAVNWDYMSGLIQNAGRPISVLNLFAYTGGATLACAQAGASVCHVDASKGMVQWARDNAAASGLTEKPIRWIVDDCEKFVQREIRRGRKYDAIVMDPPSYGRGPGGEVWKLENCVYDLVQLCAGALSEDPLFFLINSYTTGLSSSVMGYILGTVLQKKLGGSVQFDEIGLPVEQSGLYLPCGATAIWQAE
- a CDS encoding energy-coupling factor transporter ATPase translates to MAENCIIEVQDLHFAYENELEPEKPAHEVLKGVNLQIRRGEFVAVLGHNGSGKSTLAKHLNAILQPTSGKVLVEGMDTSDPELLFDIRQHVGMVFQNPDNQIVATIVEEDVAFAPENLGVPREEMRKRVDDALKAVHMYEYRHHAPHQLSGGQKQRVAIAGIIAMRPDCIVLDEPTAMLDPHGRRQVMRTIRSLNREYGITIVLITHYMEEAAECDRVVVMDSGRVLLDDTPRQVFSHVAQLKDVGLDVPQVTELVYLLNQAGCQLDPHIIHEEECVEALAQLLGAPDAPGV
- a CDS encoding energy-coupling factor transporter ATPase, with amino-acid sequence MAILKTEGLTYQYSVGTPFEKTAVDHVDLEIQDGEFVGLIGHTGSGKSTLIQQFNGLLKPTSGRILLDGQDIWALKKADMRQVRFQVGLVFQYPEYQLFEETVYKDIAFGPRNMGLDEQEIDRRVRQTAQAVGLAPELLEQPPFALSGGQKRRVAIAGVMAMEPRVLILDEPTAGLDPRGRDRILDQLKAYHRSHGGTIILVSHSMEDVARFASKILVMNQGKVFCYDTPEHVFRRSEEIRRLGLSVPQITRVFNALESRGYRFDSQVYTVAYAKDMLLRHLKEKGGDGTC
- a CDS encoding energy-coupling factor transporter transmembrane component T family protein, giving the protein MLKDITLGQYFPGESVIHRLDARFKIILTTLFIVMLFVTQKALGLAVGGVFCLFAIALSRIPAKMFVKSIKPIVPILIFTSLLNLLFIDKGTVLFAWKFIHITQGGIQTSVFMVIRIMFLIAGTSLLTYTTSPIQLTDAIERLLSPLKKLHVPVHELAMMMTIALRFIPTLIEETDKIMAAQKARGADLESGSLMQRAKALIPILIPLFVSAFRRAEELATAMECRCYRGGEGRTRLRQMQSGARDYIALGVTCVFLAAAIVLPRLI